From the Oligoflexus sp. genome, the window ATGAGTTGTGTCCCTGAAGAAATTCAGGATGAATTTCAATTGAGTTGCTATTTCTACATGAAGTGGTTCCGATGTTATCGTCAAGCTTGCAAGCAGCGTGGTATTAAGCCAAAACCCTTAAAACCGCCGTATAGAGATGATAATGGTGTCATTCGCGGAAGTGTTGTATTCCTATTCAAAAGATCATTGACAGATGACCAAGGCAACGACTCGTTGGCAAGTTATGTGATAAAGAAGGCGGCTTGGGGCCTTTCGGCTGAAGCCACCGCAAAAAGCCGAAAGAATGAATCCAAGGGTTTAAACATGCAGTCGATTGTTGAGTCGAAACGGGCAACATGCTTTAAGGCAAATGCTGTAAAAATGTTGGTTGTCGTCAATCACGGTCAGCGTGAGTATGAATATTCAAAAATGAAAGAAGGTCCGGTTCATAAACCAAAGAAAACCAAAAAACCGAGGAAAACTCCAGAAGAAATGATGCATATTTCGTTAAAGAAATATGAAAATGGAGGTGCGGCAAATCTGAAAGTCAGAGCCAGTGCGTGTAAGAAGAAAAATACCAAACCTATATCAAAGAAATCAGATGAGTCAAAGAAATGTAAAAAGGGATTGGGGAACCGCTATATCAACAAAAAATCGAACCAAGAAAAGGAGAATGAAAGAAGGAGGTGGCGCCCGTATGCTGCGGTAAATCATTCGGAGTATTACAAAGTAGGTGAAGCTGATTTGATAAAAGATGATGTCGAGAGACTATTCGAAGAATTTGTGAAGGAAAGCTCGGAAGCTCGCGAAAAAGGTAGAAAGAAAAGAAAAAATAAAGTGAAGTTTGAAAAAGGAGAGACCATCCTTGCCTCATGAAAATCTGTGTCCTTTCCGCAACGATTCGTGACTTGAGCTGAGCAATGCGCGACGATCTCCGAAACAAAAGGAGATCCAGTATGCACTCACCATCCATCGCCACAATTAAAGAACAGATCGAAGTCTATAGAAAAACTCGGTCCTACCGAAAGCAGCCGATCCCGGACGAGATCATTTCAAACCTTAAGACTCTCGCCCGGTCCATGCCCATCAGTAAACTGCAGCGCGAACTGAAACTTTCGGAATCCATCATGAAGCGCATTCGGGAACCAAAAGGTTCCAGCGACGTCATTCGGCTGGCTCCCGTTAACCTCGTGGGATCAGCAGGCGCGCTGGTTCTCGAAGTATCTTCGCCGCGCGGTGAAACAATATCAGTCCGCGGATTGTCCACGTCGCTGGAAGTGGCGGAACTTATCCGCGTTCTGCGGGAGGCCTGAGCATGTTGGCCTTGACGCCGCACTTGCGTATCTTTGTGGCCTTCGACCCAATCGACTTCCGTTGTGGCATGAATCGACTGGCTCAGATTGCCAAGGATCTTTTCAATGAGGATCCTCAATCGGGCGTCCTGTTTGTGTTTCGAAACCGCCGTCAAAGTGAAGTAAAAATGCTTGTCTATGATGGCTCAGGATATTATCTGATACACAAACGACTCTCTAGCGGTCGACTCGCTTTTTGGCCTAAAACTCTTCTTCAGCAGAAAGAGCCTGGAATCACGGTGGAATCCAGCGAGCTGCTTGTTCTTTTGCGCGGTGGCGATCCGCGTGGGACAATACCGGAATCATGGAAGAGAGTCGAGCCGAATGGCTTCGAAAAAAAATCTTCATCCCGACCTAAGCGGGATCGAGACGGCACAACTCGAAGAGCGTCTGCGCACGGGCCAACTGACCACGAGCGATGTGGAGCATTTGCTAAAAATCCTGGCCCTGTTTTCGACCCTTCGCCAGCTCCTTCATAAAAGAAGTCTCGGCCTGTTGACCTTGTTAAGGCGCATGTTCGGAGTCAAATCCGAGCCGCACAATGCTTCGGACGATGAGCGGCCCAGGGAAAAATCAAATGACGGCAACGGTGGCCATGGCCGTCGCGGACGCGACGGCTATCCTGGAGCTGAGCGTTTTCCTGTCGAGCATCCTGACCTCAAACCAAAGCAGAAATGCCCCGAATGCAACAAGGGTCGGCTTTACGAAGCCGAGCCGGCTGTTGACTATGCCTGGGAGGGCACCGCCCCTCTTCACCTCACAATATATCTTCTGCAAAAACTCCTGTGTCCGGAGTGCAAGACTTCGTTCACCGCGCCTTCGCCTGGTGAAGGACTGTCCCGCACAGTCGACGATAGCCAGGATTCAATGAAAACGGGTACCGTCGACGCAAATGCCAGCGCAAACGCGATGGTTGCTGGAATGCGCTTTGAATATGGTGTTCCCCACTATCGTCTGGCAAAAATCCAGGAACGCAGAGGCATGGCGTTGCCGGCTGCAAACCAGGATCGCATGATTAAACAGGTGGCTTTCAGTGCAGCCCCGGTCCACGAAGTCCTTGTCCGGATGGCTGCAGACGGTGAACTATTGCAGAGCGATGACACTAAAATGAAAATCCTGAATTGCCTGAAAAATGGCCAGGATCCACCAATCAAAAGAACACAAACAACGGTCATCATCAGCCATGTCAAGGGCCGCGCCATCACATTGCATGTGACAGGGCCGTCGC encodes:
- the tnpC gene encoding IS66 family transposase, which codes for MFGVKSEPHNASDDERPREKSNDGNGGHGRRGRDGYPGAERFPVEHPDLKPKQKCPECNKGRLYEAEPAVDYAWEGTAPLHLTIYLLQKLLCPECKTSFTAPSPGEGLSRTVDDSQDSMKTGTVDANASANAMVAGMRFEYGVPHYRLAKIQERRGMALPAANQDRMIKQVAFSAAPVHEVLVRMAADGELLQSDDTKMKILNCLKNGQDPPIKRTQTTVIISHVKGRAITLHVTGPSQAGANVSAILASRSEDLEPPIHMCDGLSANNLTENAVVANCLDHARRKFYDLRTSYKDEVNYILSELQKVYLVDREVKELPANERLAMHLKLSKPTLDSLHQWMPDQFTERNVEPNSPLGKAINYSFRRWPELTRFLEMPGVPLSNSDTEQAIKWAICHRKNSLFYRTQNGARNGDIIQSIIKTCNSANVNSFDYLVALQENRSRVYANPEMWLPWNYRSHL
- the tnpB gene encoding IS66 family insertion sequence element accessory protein TnpB (TnpB, as the term is used for proteins encoded by IS66 family insertion elements, is considered an accessory protein, since TnpC, encoded by a neighboring gene, is a DDE family transposase.) — translated: MLALTPHLRIFVAFDPIDFRCGMNRLAQIAKDLFNEDPQSGVLFVFRNRRQSEVKMLVYDGSGYYLIHKRLSSGRLAFWPKTLLQQKEPGITVESSELLVLLRGGDPRGTIPESWKRVEPNGFEKKSSSRPKRDRDGTTRRASAHGPTDHERCGAFAKNPGPVFDPSPAPS